The Thermoproteales archaeon region AGTTAAACCTCACGAAATAGCGACTATAGCGATGCTGTAAGCAAAACGTTAAATTAATTTTTATTTAAAGTCTCATTGCTATCTATATCGTAACGGTGTCTGCAAGTGTTAGTGTATGAAAACGCTCCCGATGTAAAAAAGTTACTTGCCGACATAGTTAAAAAACTAAATTTATCGCATATAGATATAAATAGAATTTTTTGCGTTAGAAGCTCTCGCTCTAAATCTAGGTCTGTTGCGAGAATATACGGGTTTCCAAGAATATGGCAGTTCGCTTTAAACATGAAGCCTTTTTATATTCTTGAAGTTAATTCCGAGAAATACGATAAGCTAAACGAAGAAGACAAAATTAAGGTGCTAATTCACGAACTTCTTCACATACCAAGAAACTTTAGCGGTGGATTGAGAGACCACGGCAAGCTTGTAAACTCCAGAATCGTAAACAGACTTTATAAAAAATATATTAAAGCTGGATTTTCAAAAGCGTAGACGATAGCGTGGAAAAAGCGTTTACATTTTCAGTAATTTAATTTCTCTCGAAAACTTTAAGATTAGCTAAAGTAAAAATAAAGTGTGAACACAATAGGATACCATTACGTCATAGAAGCATCCGGCTGCGATCCGAAAATATTAGCGGATACCGAAGCTTTGAAAAAGATACTATTAGAAGCCGCCAAAATAGGTGAAATGAGCGTAAGGTCGATTTACTTCTACAAGTTCTCTCCCCAAGGCGTCAGCGGAGTAATTGTAGTCTCAGGATCCCATATCTCTATACACACTTGGCCCGAGAAAGGCTATGCTGCCATAGACGTTTATACCTGCGATACCGAGTCTGAGCCTGAGAAAACCTTCAACTATATTCTCGAACAACTCAAAGCAAGCTACGCTCACATCACTGAAATAGAGAGAGGAATAGAAGACGAAGATGGAACATATACTCACATCATACTCTCGTGGGACGAAAGACCATTAGAAGACTAGTCCTCCTAGCAATATTAATCCTGCTCAGGGGCTAATCGGAAAATCTCAGGCATTAACGCCACTACTTTCGGACTGCAGCGTGTAGGGTAAGCCCAGTGGAGAGGCTAAATTTTATGCATCTTAAATACTAAAGGCTAAATAAGCTCTGAAATTCAGCTTTTTTCCTATAGATAAGGATCAGGTTGGCGGTGTAAAATTAACAGTATAATATATCTAAGATAAAATCTTGCACCTACTCGCTGTTTAACGCGGTATCCGCTTGCGATCTAGCGTTGCAAATATTACTCTAGAAACGCTTTTAATATTCTAATGAAATGTAGAATCTGTAAAGCAAAAGCCGTTATTAGCCTCAGGTACGCGAATACAGCATTTTGCAGAGAGCATTTCATAGAGTTTTTCGAGCGTAGAGTAAAGAATACAATTGAAAAATTCGGGATGATAGGAAAGAACGAGAAAATAGTTGTAGCTGTTTCCGGTGGAAAAGATAGCTTAGCATTGCTTTATGTTTTAAATAAACTTTCAAAGCTCATGGATTTTGAATTGATTGGAATAACTATTGATTTAGGAATAGAAGATTATTCAAGGCGTAGTGTTGAAATCGCAGAGAAAAATTACAAGCGTCTAGGAGTGGATTACACTATTATAAAGTTGGAAGACTATGGCTTTACTATTGACGATATTATAAAATACAGAGTTACTGGAAGAATATGTAGTATATGCGGGACAGCGAAAAGATACTTGTTGAATAGAGTTGCCAAGGAAAAAGGCGCCAGTAAAATAGCTACAGGTCATAATCTCGATGATTTTTTACAAGTTGTCCTTCAGGGTTATATGTATGGTAACCTTGAAAGTTTAGCAAGATATTATCCAGTAACTCCTTCAATGCCGGGTCTTGTAGGTAGAATAAAGCCGCTCGTCTTGACTCCTGAAAGAGATGCGCTAGTATATGCTATGTTGAATGATATCGAATTTTTAAAGATGGAATGTCCCTATTCGCGGTCGGTAACATCTCATGATTTAAAAATGGCATTATTTTATATCGAAGAAAAGCATCCTGGCATGCGTTTTACAATGTTTAATACTTACATTAAAAAAATATATCCTTTAATTAGAGAAGCATACTTCAAAGGAGATATGGTGTTGAAGAAATGCATAATATGCGGGGAGCCCACTAATGCCGAGATATGCCTTTTCTGCAGAGTAAGGAAAAAACTTGAAAAGTTTAAATCGAGAGCTTGTGCAGACTAGTTGGAAAGTATTTTTCAAGTTTTCAAGTTCATTTTTCACAGCATTCCTTATTTTAGTCTGTTTCTACAACTATCCTTGTGATAGCATGGTGAGAAGCCAAATATTAGCCGTCTTAATGACTTTGGTTGTAGCGCTCAGCTTAGCGAGCATCGTCACGTTAACAAAGCCTTTCAATCCAGACGAGAAAACGGCTCAAATACTCATTGAAAATGCTGAAAAGCTTAGAAGCCTCATTGGCAAAAAGTTAGACATTGTAAACTATGTCCTACTGAACTTATCCCTCTCCGAAAGCGAAGTAGTAGAAGTAAACTTTACGCTGGAGCTTATAGTCAACCATACTTCTCAAGGAGATGTATACTTGAATATTTCGAAAACTTTATATGCAGAAGGTAACTTCACCGAAGCAAAATTCTATGCTATAAAAGCTATTCAAAGCTATCACAAAGCTTTAGAACTAATACATGACCTAGTTTTAACCTTAGACATAGACTTAGAGAACTGCTGTGTTAAGGAACAGTTGAAAAACCGAACAAAAATTGGAATTAAAAATAACTCTTTGATTATGGCTTTCATTGTTGCAGAAAATCACGTAGAAAGATTAAGGACTATAATAGAAAACATGGATAAGACAGATATAGATTACGACTTTAGCAGTATGCTAAGTGAACTTGCTGAAATCGAGGAGTTAATCGAGAAAGGCAAAACTTTAGCCGAAGCTGGCAACGTGTCAGATGCCGCCAAAATACTGGCACTAGTAAAAATGA contains the following coding sequences:
- a CDS encoding metallopeptidase; the protein is MLVYENAPDVKKLLADIVKKLNLSHIDINRIFCVRSSRSKSRSVARIYGFPRIWQFALNMKPFYILEVNSEKYDKLNEEDKIKVLIHELLHIPRNFSGGLRDHGKLVNSRIVNRLYKKYIKAGFSKA
- a CDS encoding adenosylmethionine decarboxylase, translated to MNTIGYHYVIEASGCDPKILADTEALKKILLEAAKIGEMSVRSIYFYKFSPQGVSGVIVVSGSHISIHTWPEKGYAAIDVYTCDTESEPEKTFNYILEQLKASYAHITEIERGIEDEDGTYTHIILSWDERPLED
- a CDS encoding TIGR00269 family protein: MKCRICKAKAVISLRYANTAFCREHFIEFFERRVKNTIEKFGMIGKNEKIVVAVSGGKDSLALLYVLNKLSKLMDFELIGITIDLGIEDYSRRSVEIAEKNYKRLGVDYTIIKLEDYGFTIDDIIKYRVTGRICSICGTAKRYLLNRVAKEKGASKIATGHNLDDFLQVVLQGYMYGNLESLARYYPVTPSMPGLVGRIKPLVLTPERDALVYAMLNDIEFLKMECPYSRSVTSHDLKMALFYIEEKHPGMRFTMFNTYIKKIYPLIREAYFKGDMVLKKCIICGEPTNAEICLFCRVRKKLEKFKSRACAD